The Triticum aestivum cultivar Chinese Spring chromosome 5A, IWGSC CS RefSeq v2.1, whole genome shotgun sequence genomic sequence cagacgtcagcgacggagcggcgcgcgccgaattggactggaacgccactaggctaggtctgctttcggccgccctcgcaacgtgcaggtgtgctatgggcgatgggcccagacccctgtgcgcttaggtttagaccggcgtgctggcctctctgttgtgcctaggtggggctgcgacgtgttgatcttccgcggccgggcatgacccaggaaagtgtgtccggccaaatgggatcaagcgtgttggggaatgtggtgcacccctgcagggaagttaatctattcgaatagccgtgatcttcggtaacaggacgacttggagttgtaccttgaccttatgacaactagaaccggatacttaataaaacacacccttccaagttccacagacaacccggtgatcgcttttccacagggcgacgaggggaggatcgccgggtaggattatgctactggagatgctacttggagttgctacttggagatgctacttggaggacttcaatctactctcttctacatgctgcaagacggaggctgccagaagcgtagtcttcgataggattagctatccccctcttattctggcattctgcagttcagtccactgatatggcctccttacacatatacccatgcatatgtagtgtagttccttgcttgcgagtactttggatgagtactcacggttgctttctccccccttttccccctttcctttctttctggttgtcgcaaccagatgctggagtccaggagccagacgccatcgtcgacgacgacccctactacactggaggtgcctactactacgtgcagcccgctgacgacgaccaggagtagttaggaggatcccaggcaggaggcctgcgcctctttcgatctgtatcccagtttgtgctagccttcttaaggcaaacttgtttaacttgtctgtactcagatattgttgcttccgctgactcgtctatgatcgagcacttgtattcgagccctcgaggcccctggcttgtattatgatgcttgtatgacttattttatttgtagagttgtgttgtgatatctccccgtgagtccctgatcttgatcgtacacatttgcgtgcatgattagtgtacgattaaatcgggggcgtcacagctttacctggctttatcttatcaaacgtaaatctgatgtgtttgacatttttgttcagttccaaaaacatgttgaacgctttctcaagcacaaaattgttcatgttcagtcgaactggggtggcgagtatcgcaacctcaactccttctttcagtcgcttgggatcactcaccgtttagcatgtccacatacacatcagcagaatggttcagtagaacgtaagcatcgtcacattgttgaagctggtctgactgttttggcccatgcatctgttccgtttcgtttttggagtgatgctttcaccactgcatgttttctcatcaatcgtactcccactcgtgttttgaatatgaagactcccattgaagttctccttaatgaacaactggactacacctttctcaaggtgtttgggtgtgcttgctggccccatctccgtccatataacaagcgtaagctcgagttttgttccaagaagtgtgtttttcttggttatagctctcttcataaaggatacaaatgtcttcatgttcccactaatcgtgtctacatctctcgggatgttgtgtttgatgagcatgtttttccctttgccaaactccctgtgtccactaccgagccacctgtcatgcattcatcctctgttgcttctgaccaatttgatgatgttgcatattctcctctattgttgcctaaccatggtgattctggaagcgccatcttcctcttcgtcgccatcgccttcatcctcgccaccttctgttgtgcatgaggagcacatggcgcccctgcatggcctcggtttccgtgctcatgcacggccgatcgacgtcctggcccggtcacctctggcttctgggctgccttcgccatcgtcgcgccctgcaaccccgccgactgggccggcctcctcggtccccgtctcgcccagggcgtcggggcagtcatcaccaggcctggcctcgcctgcccctgcctcgcccagggtgtctgggcccttctcatCAGGGCCGGCCTCacctgctctcgcctcgccaaggccgtctgggccggtgtcaccggagctggcctcgcccaccctcggttcgcccatggcctctgagcccctgtcgtcgggccagtcttcgccatgcagctcggagtcgtctgtcccgagctcgcctgaggtgattcctgcatctccggcgaccgtcacgtctccgtcaccttcgcctccgccggctcctgctgctgctctacgtccacatacgcgcagtcggagtggcatttttcagcctaagcaacgtcacgatggcacagttgcttggttagcggcgtgcatgtctgctgctctcgcagatccatcctctgagccacgcacgtatcaagctgctatgcgcattcctcattggagagaggccatggagcaggagtatcaagcgcttcttcgcaatcagacatggactcttgttcctccacaatcacgggtaaatgtcattgattccaaatgggttttcaaagtgaagaggcattctgatgggtccattgagcgctataaggctcgtctggttgctcgtggttttcgacagcgttttggacttgactatgaagacaccttcagtccagtggtcaagcctactaccatcagacttcttctctctctggctgttactcgaggttggtttcttcgtcagcttgatgttcaaaatgcttttcttcatggtgtcttggcggaggaggtttacatgcgtcagcctccgggtttctctgatccggatcgccctgatcatctctgtcgtctgtccaaggcaatttatggtctgaagcaggctcctcgtgcttggcatgctcgtcttgcaatggctcttcgtgctcatggttttacatcatcaactgctgactcctcattgtttcttcttcaaaggcctgaggttactatgtacttgttggtctatgtagatgatatcattttggtcagctcctctcagtcggctgctactgcgcttgttcgctcacttggtgctgattttgcggtcaaggaccttgggaagcttcattactttcttggtgtggaggttacttctcgtgttgctggccttgttatgacgcagaagaagtactctctggatttgttgcagcgagctgggatgcttaagtgcaaaccgacgactacacccatgtctaccactgataagctcaatgctgttgatggtgtgcttctttcttcttctgatgcgaccgagtaccggagtattgttggtgggctccagtacttgacgatcacgcgaccagacatttcctatgctgttaaccgagtctgccagtatctgcagtcaccccgtgacactcattggtctgctgttaagcggattttgcgttatattcgtttcacggtggctcatggtttgcatattcggccgtctgactctggttgtctttcagcatattctgatgcagactgggctgtcaatccggatgacaggcgatccacggggggttatgctgtcttctttggctctaacctgattgcctggagtgctcggaaacaggctactgtctcgcgtagcagtactgaggctgagtataaggctgtggccaatgccacatcagagattatctgggtacagtccttgcttcaggagttaagtataccccaatcacagcctcctgttctttggtgtgataacatcggtgctacatacctttctgcaaatccggtattccatgcccgaacgaaacacattgaagttgactatcactttgtgcgtgaacgtgtctctcagaagcaactacagatcaagtttatttcttccaaggatcaacttgctgacatcttcaccaagccattgcctttgccacagtttgagacttgcaggcgcaatcttacccttctagattcattagaaagtggctaagattgagggagggtgttagactgtatttacatgtgtatattgtaacgttgtataccacctcattatatatatatgtgataggccacccctagagggttgtacCGGTTCCCCCCAAAAGTCTATTGTTTTACACATGCATGCGCCCCTCACGGTCTtcgctttctctctcacacacacgcacacgcatacATCCAACAGAGTGACAGCGTATTCTCtgatccctccctccctccccccttctctttgttctcttgtGGGCGCCCTGGAGCTCGGGCATCTCTGCTCAAAACTACGCGGATACCTGCCGATCCCATCCATATCCCCGGCCGTATGTACATTCTCCATGTACGTATCCTCTCCTTCTCTCACATTCACGTTCTCTTGTCCGTTGCGCGCTTCCCACTTCCTGCTTGGTCGCTAGCTTCTTCCCTCCCGCGAGCGAGGTCCACTCCACTAGCTCCAATGGCGGCCGCTTCTTCCAGCTCTGCTCGCGGGCACCACCTtcttctccgcctcctcgcgcttctcgcCGTCGCTGGCAATGCTGTCGccgccggcagcggcgccgtcgTTGGGAAGAAGAGCGCGGCGCTGTCGCTGCGTGAGTTGGAGTGGGGTGCTGCTGCGAGGAAGATCCAGGGCGGCCGCTACGAGCAACAAAGCAAGGCTCAGATCCTAGGTAAGTAACTTGTTTTCTTCGCTTCTACGTAGTAAGTACGTACGAATTGTACCTTAGATTAGACTTATCTAAAAGTACGGTCGAAGCATTCCTAGGCAATATCATTCTGAGATATAGTGACCACACATTCACAATCCACTATTCCTGAAAAAAAAAGTTATGTACATCTACCGGTAATTAAGAATTCGAGGTGTCAATGCCCTTCAGCATAGTTTTTGAATGAAGAACAAAAAAGAGAAGCCACGAAGAGAATGAAAAAGCGTCAAGTGTCAACATGGGCTCAGTCTTACAAAGATGCATGATTGCATGAATATGAATGTATATACATGGCCTATATTCTCTGACAGGTGACTGCCGTACCTGGAATTTTACACTTTGTATTATCCGGTGGCCTTCTCGTGGTTAACTCTCACGTGTACTACTCTGATGACAGTGGAAATCATACCATACATAGAGAATCCAATTCATGATCTAGTTCCAAATTGCATGCATATACTACTGATGTACTACCTACGATACTTGTAGAATCTACAGGTCTCTGATGCCTGATGGGCACTTATTACACAGTTACACTCCGGTTTACACTCTCACTGGTCCATCTCATCTTCTCCAGGAGAGCACAGGAAAGCAGAGGGAGCAAGCAGAGCAACCACCGTGCTAGAGCTGAAGCATCATTCCCCGGCCACCATCTCCAACCAGCCCGCCGGCAGCGAAGGATACCTCAGCCGACTCCTCGCCGCCGATGCTGCTCGTGCTGCCTCGTTGCTGCTCCCCAGGGCAGCGTCCATACAGTCCCGCCAGGCGGCGGCCCAGGTCCCGCTGACATCTGGCATTCGCTTCCAGACACTCAACTACGTCACCACCATCGCGCTCGGCGGCGactcctccggcgccgccgccaaACTCAACGTCATCGTGGACACCGGCAGCGACCTCACCTGGGTGCAGTGCAAGCCCTGCCGTGCCTGCTACGAGCAGCGGGACCCACTCTTCGACCCAGCTAGCTCCGCCACCTACGCCGCCGTCCCGTGCAACGCCTCCGCCTGCGCGGCCTCGCTGAAGGAGGCCACGGGCGCGCCCGGATTCTGTGCCAGAGGCGGCGGCAGCGGAAGCGAGAGATGCTACTACGCGCTAGGCTACGGCGACGGGTCGTTCAGCCGCGGCGTGCTGGCCACGGACACGGTCGGCCTCGGCGGCGCCAACCTCGACGGCTTCGTCTTTGGCTGCGGGCTCAGCAACCACGGCCTGTTCGGTGGCACAGCGGGGCTCATGGGCCTCGGCCGGACCGAACTGTCGCTGGTCTCCCAGACGGCATCCCGGTTCGGCGGCGTGTTCTCCTACTGTTTGCCGGCGACCACCTCCGGCGACTCCACGGGGTCCCTCTCCTTGGGGAGTGACTCATCCTCCTACCGCAACACGACGCCCGTGGCATACACCCGCATGATCGCAGACCCGGCGCAGCCCCCGTTCTACTTCATGAACGTCACGGGCGCGTCCGTCGGAGGCGCCGCGGTGACCGCGTCGGGGCTCGGCGCCAGCAACGTGCTCATCGACTCGGGCACGGTGATCTCGCGGCTGGCGCCGTCCGTGTACCGCGCCGTGCGCGCCGAGTTCGCGCGCCAGTTCACCGCCGCGGGGTACCCCGCCGCGCCGGGGTTCTCGCTCCTCGACACGTGCTACAACCTCACGGGCCACGACGAGGTGAACGTGCCGCTGCTCACGCTGCGGCTCGAGGGCGGGGCCGACGTGACCGTGGAGGCCGCCGGGATGCTGTTCATGGCCAAGAAGAACGGGTCTCAGGTGTGCCTGGCGATGGCGAGCCTTGCATACGAAGACCAGACGCCTATCATAGGGaactaccagcagaagaacaagaGGGTGGTGTATGACACGGTGCGCTCAGGGCTAGGTTTTGCTGACGAGGACTGCAGCTACAATATGTAATAGCAGAAACTGAGAGTAGAATTGTATTCAAGTGTTTGCGAAATGTAACTTAAAACGGAGATTTTTTTTTACAATGTCGCCATGTTTCTCTCTTCTTCAGTAAACATATCTTTAGATGTGGAGTAGTTAGGTTTTCTACGTTCTCGATGTTCTTTGTCAACGTCTAGTGGTCATCATAGTTttgtgagaataaattttcttTCCTTCTTTTGGCGGTGCCATGAGATTTCTGTCCTCGAAGATCCGATTATTTGGATCTGATGAGTCTATGGTGTTGTATCAAGATTTTTTGTTGGTTTGATCATTTGTGGAGATGAAAATTTTCATCGACATCATGGTAAAAATATAGTGATTCGACGGCCTGCACTTCTAAGGATCATCCCCGACCCAAGTACATTCATCAATATGGTTTTTCATCTTTTTGGATGGACGACTCAAGGCGCTTTAAAAAACCTTTATTGGTATTGTTCGTGCTGCTAAAATAGTGACAACATCATTGCTCCAAATCAATTGCAGCCTCTTTACCGAAGTTTTCGAAGTATTTTTTTATCTAGAGGCTAGCacgaatgcccgtgcgttgcaacgggaaaaattgatattttgtgcaagcataatgccCATAGGTTTTACACATAGAAACTACATCCGtatagaaatctagtgatatacttttcatgacatataacacatatttaaatCCTCAAATCGATGAGCTAgaactacgtgaatgacttatACACCAAGAAGGAGGTAGTACCTCAAATCCTTCATGTAGAATTTATTAAGACCACAATCTTTCTTTTAGTTATTCCACCGGTTTACCcataatcctttctttaattagccacaTCCATTAAATATTCTATTTATACTCACGATCCTTCCTTTATTAGCTCATTCGTTTAATTAGCTCGCCCTAAACATGATGACTGCCACTTTGTATATTTAGAGTGAGTTGGGATTAGTAAATAGAAAGGCGCataggtcctgtgttcaattcccataatgttgatttattttgacacAATTATTTTTTgtggtctctatgaaagcccataaaaggcccatcaacatacaagTACCTGACCCAGATCACTTAACGTGTGTAatccaaacgaaaaggactaaaccaaaccgaatacctattccctttaatagtaggtatagaatagatatagatatagattaatATCGCAAAGAAGGTGTTTTTaagagatttcattgtaattcttagtcatatGAATTACTTTTGTATTTAGGTCAAAATTAGTGCAACTGTAACtgttatgagtatgaataaagtTACACGTGTTTCTAAAAAAATATCTTTAGATGCTTTTCAAATAACtaacacttaattggactttcctAAAAACAACACCTATTGTGTTTAGTTTTTCTATCAGACCTGTTGTATTTAGTTAGTTTGTACATTTTTTTACATTGATATGAGGTCACGGGATATTTTCTTTTCCTTTCGAAAACACTAATGCCTGCACGTGTGGCAACATTACAACTCGTCCACATGTTTGGATCACCGTTCAGTTAAGTTTGCACGAATTTTGACACACCGAGACAGTTTTCACGTGCCATGTAGGACAAGCCGGTGTGTGGGCATTTGAGAGGTCGCCCACACGCCCAACAGCATGCGGTTGCCAACTTCTACAACCTTATTTGCCATCctggataactacatctgccatcccggatggcaactaaatcgtcatcccgcgggtACCTAATGTAACTGCgtcaggacgtgtgggcatttttgcttcgtaCCACACGCGCATGATgaagatgagtagtacttgttgggcgtgcGGCATGAAGTAGCTACGCCCACACGTGTGGACAATTCTACTATTCATCCACACACAACCCGTGTGGGCTGCTCCTGCTCATGCCACACATGATGTGTGAATGAATGTCTATTATGTCACACAATATCGGTGTCCTTTCCTTTTGAAGTTTCATTTTCATACTACTCTTTTTCTTtactattataagatgttttggatattttaatatacactacatacggactgaaataaGTGAATAATAAATACACAAAAACATGTataaacatgtctatatacatgtGATTCACAAAAAAGTTAACATCAAGAATCCCATATAGTGTatattaaaatatccaaaacacCAGAGACACCTCCGCCCAGCTCGGCTGCATCAGGAACGACAGGAACACGCATATGCCGGAGCCCGTCGCCACCATTGTGACTCTCCGGTACATGCTGATGAGGTAGGGCAGCCCCGCGAAGTGGAGTGTAAGCACCCAGAGGTGGCTGGGCGGGTCGGAGATGAGGTCGAGCAGTATGACGCCGAGCCTCGAGTGCCCTGCCGCCGCCCTCACAGGCTTAGCCGCCGACGCGTTCGACCCCCCGGCGCTCTGCGGGACAGAAACGTCGGCAGCCGCGGCGGGAAGGGCCATCTCCACGTCGTTGGAGTCGGAAGGACAGGCGACGCCACGGCAGCTAGAGAAGTTGATGGCCATGGCGTCGAGCGGCAAGTGATGTGTTGTCTTCTCTACACGTACGCCTGTACTCTAGCAGCTCGTATACAACAGTTGCATGGGTGTGGTGGGGTGCTAAGATGTGCAGATACGCATACGTATTTATCGGGCATAGGAGTGACGAGGAAGATGATTTGGTGGAGTATAAAATTTGAGGTCCAGTTAATTGAGCTACGTACTCCGAAGCTACTGGGAGCTAAAGTACAAGATACTGGCGATGGGGAATTGGTCAAATTTCTGACCTGCGACTTGGTTGGAAATGTACATACACGGTTTTGCTGTTTTCTCAGGCTGAGAAACAGCTATGTCTCAATCACAAACACGGGGACCGTCCGATTTGCTCGCATCCAAATTGACGCGCGCTGACCATGCTGAGTCGTACGCTGGGTCGTACGCGCGCTGACCATGGGCAGGAAGGCATGGAGTGGCCCTTTTGGCAGCGCAGCTTTTCTTCAGAGCCTTTTATTTCTTATTATTAAACTGTTGGAGTTATACAGTACTAAAATGTAATTTGGTACTCCCATTTGAACTAAAATGACATTTATTTTTGGATCGGAgccattatactccctccgttcctaaatataagtctttttaatgattctatatgaactacatacggagcaaaatgaatgaatctacactttaaaatagatctatatacatccgtgtgtagttcatattgaaatcgctaaaaagacttatatttagaaacggagggcaTATATTTTTGGCCTCCTACTTTTCTCTTTATAAGTTGTACTGAGAAACTAGTTTTattcttttttgtttttattaaatTTGCTTCTACCCTACGCCAAGATAAAGAATGCTGGGTTGCC encodes the following:
- the LOC123104929 gene encoding aspartyl protease family protein At5g10770, whose protein sequence is MYILHVRILSFSHIHVLLSVARFPLPAWSLASSLPRARSTPLAPMAAASSSSARGHHLLLRLLALLAVAGNAVAAGSGAVVGKKSAALSLRELEWGAAARKIQGGRYEQQSKAQILGEHRKAEGASRATTVLELKHHSPATISNQPAGSEGYLSRLLAADAARAASLLLPRAASIQSRQAAAQVPLTSGIRFQTLNYVTTIALGGDSSGAAAKLNVIVDTGSDLTWVQCKPCRACYEQRDPLFDPASSATYAAVPCNASACAASLKEATGAPGFCARGGGSGSERCYYALGYGDGSFSRGVLATDTVGLGGANLDGFVFGCGLSNHGLFGGTAGLMGLGRTELSLVSQTASRFGGVFSYCLPATTSGDSTGSLSLGSDSSSYRNTTPVAYTRMIADPAQPPFYFMNVTGASVGGAAVTASGLGASNVLIDSGTVISRLAPSVYRAVRAEFARQFTAAGYPAAPGFSLLDTCYNLTGHDEVNVPLLTLRLEGGADVTVEAAGMLFMAKKNGSQVCLAMASLAYEDQTPIIGNYQQKNKRVVYDTVRSGLGFADEDCSYNM